One window of Verrucomicrobiota bacterium genomic DNA carries:
- the nuoK gene encoding NADH-quinone oxidoreductase subunit NuoK, translated as MVTLNDYLLVSGLLFTIGFAGVMLRRNLIIIYMALELMLNAANLSLVGFSRFNIQNNLPDFNAQVFVFFIITVAAAEVAVGLAIIVALYRARQTTHVEDLTSLKF; from the coding sequence ATGGTCACCCTTAACGACTACCTGCTCGTCAGCGGCCTCTTGTTCACCATCGGGTTTGCGGGCGTGATGCTGCGGCGCAACCTCATCATCATTTACATGGCCCTGGAACTGATGTTGAACGCCGCAAACCTTTCGCTGGTCGGCTTTTCCCGCTTTAACATCCAGAATAACCTGCCGGATTTTAACGCGCAGGTTTTCGTCTTTTTCATCATCACCGTTGCCGCCGCCGAAGTGGCCGTCGGCCTCGCCATCATTGTGGCACTCTACCGCGCCCGGCAGACCACCCACGTGGAAGATCTCACCTCGCTCAAATTTTAG
- the nuoF gene encoding NADH-quinone oxidoreductase subunit NuoF — protein sequence MGSVIRTPHPREKRIVFKNIDRPGYTPDIDRYFADGGYEELRKAFTMKAPDIVAEVKASGLRGRGGAGFPCGAKWGFIRPGETKPVYLICNADESEPGTFKDRYIIHQDPHQLLEGMIISCYAVNARLAYIYIRGEFPLGARILERALAEARADGFLGKNILGSGFDLEIYVHRGAGAYICGEETGLIESLEGKRPYPRIKPPYFPAALGLYMAPTIVNNVETLCNVKHILRMGGAEYARLGRPNNTGTRVLCVSGDVQKPGYYELEVGAVTLGELIHDICGGLKPGRKLKAVIPGGSSAKVLRAGERYKLKAKQPDGSMSEREIGIEEIPMDFDSLAAVGSMAGSGGVIVMDNSRDMVWALNNINEFYAHESCGQCTPCREGSLWMKKLTERMLDGGAAPEDPDTLKSVADNIAGRTICAFGEACAWPTQSFVAKFRDEFAGYASRNVPAGGDGNAESHP from the coding sequence ATGGGTTCCGTCATCCGCACCCCGCATCCGCGCGAAAAGCGCATCGTCTTTAAGAATATAGACCGTCCGGGCTACACGCCCGACATCGATCGCTATTTTGCCGATGGCGGTTACGAAGAGCTGCGCAAAGCCTTCACCATGAAGGCGCCGGACATCGTGGCCGAGGTTAAAGCATCCGGTCTGCGCGGCCGCGGCGGCGCCGGATTTCCATGCGGGGCCAAATGGGGATTCATTCGTCCCGGCGAGACCAAGCCGGTTTACCTGATCTGTAACGCGGATGAATCCGAGCCGGGGACCTTCAAGGATCGCTACATCATCCACCAGGACCCGCACCAGCTGCTGGAAGGCATGATCATCTCGTGCTACGCGGTGAATGCCCGGCTGGCTTACATCTATATCCGGGGCGAATTCCCGCTCGGGGCGAGGATCCTGGAACGGGCGTTGGCGGAAGCGCGTGCGGATGGCTTTTTAGGCAAGAACATCCTGGGCAGCGGCTTCGACCTGGAAATCTACGTTCACCGGGGGGCGGGCGCTTACATTTGCGGCGAGGAGACCGGCCTGATCGAGTCGCTGGAGGGCAAACGCCCATACCCGCGCATCAAACCCCCGTACTTCCCTGCGGCGCTCGGCCTCTACATGGCGCCGACGATCGTGAACAACGTCGAGACGCTCTGTAACGTAAAACACATCCTCAGGATGGGCGGCGCGGAATACGCCAGGCTGGGCCGGCCGAATAACACCGGCACCCGCGTCCTCTGCGTGAGCGGCGACGTGCAGAAACCCGGGTACTACGAACTTGAGGTGGGCGCCGTCACGCTGGGCGAGTTAATTCATGATATTTGCGGCGGCCTCAAACCGGGGCGCAAGCTCAAGGCCGTCATCCCGGGCGGCAGCTCGGCCAAGGTGTTGCGGGCCGGGGAACGCTACAAGCTCAAGGCCAAGCAACCCGACGGCTCCATGTCGGAGCGCGAGATCGGCATCGAAGAAATCCCCATGGATTTCGATTCGCTCGCCGCGGTCGGTTCCATGGCCGGTTCCGGCGGCGTGATTGTCATGGATAATTCGCGCGATATGGTTTGGGCGCTCAACAACATTAACGAATTTTACGCCCACGAAAGCTGCGGCCAGTGCACCCCCTGCCGCGAGGGCTCGCTGTGGATGAAAAAGCTGACCGAGAGAATGCTCGACGGCGGAGCTGCGCCCGAGGATCCCGACACGCTGAAAAGCGTGGCCGACAATATCGCCGGCCGGACCATCTGCGCCTTCGGTGAGGCTTGTGCCTGGCCGACGCAGAGCTTCGTGGCTAAGTTCCGCGACGAATTCGCCGGCTACGCCTCGCGGAACGTTCCTGCGGGCGGCGACGGTAATGCAGAAAGCCATCCATGA
- the nuoL gene encoding NADH-quinone oxidoreductase subunit L yields MNPLPWIILFCPLVAAAVIALFTRRLPKLSSYLSVAAVAVSFLAALPVFAGPDQTGGFNWVDVGSFRIPFGYLIDGYSKMMLLVVTGVGLLIHIYSIGYMADDRGRSRYFAGLSLFMFSMLGIVLANNFVMMFVSWELVGVSSYLLIGHWFERASAADAANKAFLVNRIGDFGFMLGILMIWSASGSLLFTDLASKWAGLNLSPAYLAAAALLVFCGAVGKSAQFPLHVWLPDAMEGPTPVSALIHAATMVAAGVYMLARVFFLFQAQPATLTVVLTIGLITSLLAALMATQQDDIKRILAYSTLSQLGLMVAGVGLAVPQAALFHLFTHAFFKALLFLGAGSVIHSLHHEQNIWRMGGLQHKMPVTFWTFALATLALIGCPPFAGFWSKDSIVAAAFARQPVIGGVVSVVNFFTAYYMTRLFVVAFLGHARSQNAEHAHESPPVMTRPLVVLAIPSAFIGLPFVAPLFLPFLEHEAVAALAILVSLAVLVAGVLAAFALYRDQDSDSIRIPLFENRFYIDQFYNRLVRWTQDALAATSAFVDRWIIDGGIIRGMGGVTWGFGFALRFLQIGNLQAYVFLFGLGVVLLLYLVLFAS; encoded by the coding sequence ATGAATCCCCTTCCCTGGATCATCCTGTTCTGCCCGCTGGTGGCGGCGGCCGTCATTGCCCTGTTTACCCGGCGGCTGCCGAAGTTGAGCTCTTATCTGTCGGTTGCAGCCGTGGCCGTTTCGTTCCTGGCCGCGCTCCCCGTGTTTGCCGGTCCGGATCAAACCGGCGGCTTCAATTGGGTTGACGTGGGCAGTTTCCGGATACCTTTCGGCTACCTGATCGACGGCTACAGCAAGATGATGCTGCTGGTGGTGACCGGCGTCGGGCTGCTGATCCACATCTACTCGATCGGTTACATGGCGGATGATCGTGGCCGGTCCCGCTACTTTGCCGGCCTCTCGTTGTTCATGTTTTCGATGCTCGGCATCGTGCTCGCGAATAACTTCGTCATGATGTTTGTGTCCTGGGAGTTGGTCGGCGTCAGCTCCTACCTGCTGATCGGGCATTGGTTCGAGCGTGCCTCGGCTGCGGATGCGGCCAACAAGGCGTTCCTGGTGAACCGGATCGGCGACTTCGGTTTCATGCTCGGGATCCTGATGATCTGGAGCGCTTCGGGCTCCCTGCTTTTTACTGACCTTGCCTCGAAGTGGGCCGGCTTGAACTTGTCGCCGGCTTACCTGGCCGCAGCGGCGCTCCTGGTGTTTTGCGGGGCGGTGGGTAAGTCCGCCCAGTTTCCCCTGCACGTCTGGCTGCCTGACGCCATGGAGGGTCCGACGCCTGTGTCAGCCCTCATCCACGCTGCGACAATGGTGGCGGCAGGCGTTTACATGCTGGCCCGGGTTTTCTTCCTGTTTCAAGCGCAACCCGCCACGCTCACCGTGGTGCTGACGATCGGTCTCATCACCTCCCTGCTTGCAGCCCTGATGGCGACCCAGCAGGACGACATCAAGCGGATCCTCGCCTACTCAACGCTTTCTCAGCTCGGGTTGATGGTCGCCGGGGTCGGGTTGGCCGTGCCGCAGGCCGCCCTGTTTCACCTGTTCACCCACGCCTTTTTCAAAGCACTCCTGTTCCTGGGCGCCGGTTCGGTGATCCACAGCCTCCATCACGAGCAGAACATCTGGCGCATGGGCGGCCTGCAACACAAAATGCCCGTCACTTTCTGGACGTTCGCTCTCGCCACCCTGGCCCTGATCGGCTGCCCGCCCTTTGCCGGTTTCTGGAGCAAGGACAGCATCGTGGCGGCGGCGTTTGCGCGGCAACCGGTCATCGGGGGCGTCGTCTCGGTGGTCAATTTTTTCACGGCCTACTACATGACCCGGCTCTTCGTGGTTGCGTTCCTCGGCCACGCCCGATCGCAGAATGCCGAGCATGCCCACGAGTCTCCTCCGGTCATGACGCGGCCGCTCGTCGTGCTCGCGATTCCCTCGGCGTTCATCGGGCTGCCGTTCGTGGCCCCGCTGTTTCTTCCTTTCCTGGAACACGAGGCCGTGGCCGCCCTCGCCATTCTCGTCTCGCTCGCGGTCCTGGTTGCAGGTGTCCTGGCGGCTTTTGCCCTTTACCGTGACCAGGACAGCGATTCGATCCGCATACCGCTGTTCGAAAACCGATTTTACATCGACCAGTTCTACAACCGCCTCGTTCGCTGGACCCAGGACGCGCTGGCGGCAACTTCGGCCTTCGTCGATCGCTGGATCATTGACGGCGGCATCATTCGCGGGATGGGCGGCGTCACCTGGGGCTTTGGGTTTGCCCTCCGGTTTCTTCAGATCGGCAACCTGCAGGCGTACGTCTTCCTGTTCGGGCTCGGCGTCGTGCTTCTGCTTTACCTGGTGTTATTCGCCTCTTAA
- a CDS encoding NADH-quinone oxidoreductase subunit H, translating to MTDVLFAIAISLAKTLGLIFLVVLPMVSYTVYAERRVSAMIQDRIGPNRVGPLGLLQPIADALKLLLKEDFTPAHVNKFYYWLAPACAMAPSMMALAVIPFGSQIWGQPMVVANVDIGVLWVFAVSSLGVYGIVLAGWSSNSKYPFLGGIRSSSQMISYELSLGLSVVPIFLLCGTLNLPKIVDYQIHHGWLISPFWLKGLSPDGILHSFDLWKLLLWIPLFSAFIVFTVSMFAETNRLPFDLPESETELVGGYHTEYSSMKFALFFLGEYAAMITGSAVIVTLFFGAWYVPGIPVSVANPYSVWGVILGLVHITCFFAKVALLLFFFIWVRWTVPRFRFDQLMHLGWYYFFEIALVNILLMAIILAVMPK from the coding sequence ATGACCGACGTCCTCTTTGCCATTGCCATCTCGCTGGCCAAAACCCTCGGTCTGATCTTCCTGGTCGTGCTGCCGATGGTGTCGTACACGGTCTACGCCGAACGGCGCGTGAGCGCGATGATCCAGGACCGGATCGGCCCGAACCGCGTCGGCCCGCTCGGCCTCCTGCAGCCGATCGCCGACGCACTCAAGCTGCTGCTCAAAGAGGATTTCACCCCGGCACACGTAAACAAGTTTTATTACTGGCTGGCGCCCGCCTGCGCCATGGCGCCCTCGATGATGGCGCTGGCCGTGATCCCTTTCGGCAGCCAGATCTGGGGACAACCGATGGTCGTGGCCAATGTCGACATCGGCGTGCTCTGGGTCTTCGCCGTGTCATCCCTGGGCGTCTACGGGATCGTCCTCGCCGGCTGGTCGTCCAATTCCAAGTACCCGTTTCTCGGCGGGATCCGCTCCAGCTCGCAGATGATCTCCTACGAGCTGTCCCTGGGGCTTTCCGTCGTTCCCATTTTTCTCCTCTGCGGGACGTTGAACCTGCCGAAAATCGTCGATTATCAGATCCATCACGGGTGGCTGATCTCCCCCTTCTGGCTGAAAGGATTAAGCCCGGATGGGATTCTGCACTCGTTCGACTTGTGGAAGCTGCTGCTCTGGATCCCCCTCTTCAGCGCCTTCATCGTCTTTACGGTCTCGATGTTCGCCGAGACCAACCGCTTGCCCTTTGACCTGCCCGAGTCCGAAACCGAGCTGGTCGGCGGTTACCACACCGAATATTCGTCGATGAAGTTCGCCTTGTTTTTCCTCGGCGAATACGCGGCCATGATCACCGGTTCGGCGGTGATCGTCACCCTGTTTTTCGGCGCCTGGTACGTTCCCGGAATCCCGGTCAGCGTCGCCAACCCGTATTCGGTCTGGGGCGTGATTCTCGGCCTGGTCCATATCACCTGCTTCTTTGCCAAAGTCGCGCTTTTGCTATTCTTTTTTATCTGGGTGCGCTGGACGGTACCGCGGTTCCGTTTTGACCAGCTCATGCACCTGGGCTGGTATTACTTTTTTGAGATTGCCCTGGTTAACATCCTTCTCATGGCGATCATCCTGGCAGTGATGCCTAAATAG
- a CDS encoding 8-oxo-dGTP diphosphatase, protein MAHFAWSNWTPRELATLCFVRQGDRVLMIRKKRGLGAGKINGVGGKLEPGETELAGIQREALEELRITLLDPEPRARLNFQFQDGYSLRCTVYVATRFDGDPRPTPEADPLWFDVHSLPFGEMWEDDRLWLSQLLNGERFQGYFLFDGERMLSYLIEWDEGARDLGKR, encoded by the coding sequence ATGGCTCATTTCGCCTGGTCAAACTGGACCCCTCGGGAGCTGGCTACTCTCTGTTTCGTCCGGCAAGGCGACCGGGTCCTCATGATCCGCAAAAAGCGCGGGTTGGGTGCGGGCAAGATCAACGGGGTGGGGGGCAAGCTTGAACCGGGAGAGACCGAACTGGCCGGGATCCAGCGCGAGGCATTGGAAGAGCTCCGGATTACCTTGCTCGATCCCGAGCCCCGGGCGCGGTTGAATTTCCAATTCCAGGACGGGTACAGCCTGCGTTGCACGGTGTACGTGGCAACCCGCTTCGACGGCGATCCCCGGCCGACACCCGAAGCGGATCCGCTGTGGTTCGACGTTCACAGCCTGCCGTTCGGGGAGATGTGGGAGGATGACCGGCTGTGGCTTTCACAGCTCCTCAACGGCGAGCGGTTTCAAGGCTATTTCCTCTTCGATGGCGAGCGGATGTTGAGTTACCTGATCGAGTGGGACGAGGGTGCGAGGGACCTTGGGAAGCGGTGA
- a CDS encoding NADH-quinone oxidoreductase subunit J produces the protein MAPALFWTFAAIMLVFGLLVVVSRNPVASALSLVACFLGLAALYFSLDASFIGVIQILVYAGAVMVLFLFIIMLFDLRVEARRKMNVSAVFGGVVVVTLFMRVLFDVAYSFQNGNAAFPAIERRPEGDAWHIGMTLFQTYNLPFQVIATLVLVASIGVVLLSKRELK, from the coding sequence ATGGCTCCGGCGCTCTTTTGGACGTTCGCAGCGATCATGCTCGTTTTCGGGTTGCTGGTGGTGGTCAGCCGTAACCCGGTGGCAAGTGCGCTCAGCCTGGTCGCCTGTTTTCTCGGTTTGGCGGCCCTGTACTTTTCGCTCGACGCCTCCTTCATCGGCGTCATCCAGATCCTCGTCTACGCCGGCGCGGTGATGGTGCTGTTCCTGTTTATCATCATGCTGTTTGACCTCAGGGTGGAGGCGCGGCGCAAGATGAACGTTTCCGCCGTGTTTGGCGGGGTCGTGGTGGTGACGCTATTCATGAGGGTGCTGTTCGACGTCGCGTACAGTTTTCAGAACGGCAATGCCGCTTTTCCGGCGATCGAGCGCCGGCCTGAGGGCGACGCCTGGCACATCGGCATGACGCTTTTTCAAACGTACAACCTGCCCTTTCAGGTTATCGCCACCCTGGTGCTGGTCGCTTCCATCGGCGTTGTCCTGCTCAGCAAACGCGAGCTCAAGTGA
- a CDS encoding NADH-quinone oxidoreductase subunit I: protein MAYVVSRPKLTLAEKAYLPALMAGLGITIKHFFNVLSGRRKVTMQYPEEKWDSHLPPYYRGAPTLVKDEHGRERCVACQLCEFICPPRAIKIKPGEIPEGSRWRKVEKFPERFEIDMIRCIYCGLCEEVCPEQAIFLRKDYAITGLSRAEMVHDKEKLYELGGVMTGLVHKWNEKK, encoded by the coding sequence ATGGCTTACGTCGTTTCCCGCCCCAAGCTTACCCTGGCCGAAAAGGCTTACCTGCCTGCGTTGATGGCCGGTCTGGGCATCACCATCAAGCATTTCTTCAACGTCCTCAGCGGCAGGCGCAAGGTGACCATGCAGTACCCCGAAGAAAAGTGGGATTCGCACCTGCCTCCGTATTATCGCGGGGCGCCGACGCTGGTGAAGGATGAGCACGGTCGCGAACGCTGCGTGGCCTGCCAGCTTTGCGAATTCATCTGCCCGCCGCGGGCCATCAAAATCAAGCCGGGCGAAATCCCGGAAGGGAGCCGCTGGCGCAAGGTTGAAAAGTTTCCGGAACGATTTGAGATCGACATGATCCGGTGTATTTACTGCGGGCTTTGCGAAGAGGTCTGCCCCGAGCAGGCGATCTTTCTACGGAAAGATTACGCGATCACCGGGCTGAGCCGGGCGGAGATGGTGCACGACAAGGAGAAGCTGTACGAGCTTGGCGGCGTCATGACCGGCTTGGTCCATAAATGGAACGAAAAGAAATAA
- a CDS encoding molybdopterin-dependent oxidoreductase produces MSDPVPLLNVQIDGVWHQFPKGTRVIEACSQAGKFIPRYCYHPKLSSPGNCRMCLIEMGMPKMGPDKKPELGPDGKPVINWIPRPQISCAQDIAEGMGVRTDSPLTRECRNGVMEFLLINHPLDCPICDQAGECQLQEFSVEYGKAGSRFLENKVKKPKRIALGPRVTLDDERCILCSRCIRFMKEVAKDDVLGFVSRGGHTYLTAHPGRPLDSNYSLNTVDICPVGALTSTDFRFKMRVWFLKETKSVCTSCATGCNTVIGAREGIIYRQTPRENDDVNSSWMCDYGRLNFHHVNSEHRRAAPQIRLNGALETADWGPAIVRAVEELRRFRPDEIAVIASARMTNEELWLARRLIEALGRPRHDVVPHWGEGDDLLLNADRNPNTIGAQLLGVTGERPGDKLAPIVAKVRSGEIKAVLALQEDLLEAGFTAADLTRLTFLLALNTLPNPTVEAATVVLPGAAFAEKRGSMINVKGRLQRLNRAIPAPGDAHDDWEILRDLLNQLSGADGLYVIEDVFKQIAGAVPEMRGLSLSRIGDRGYQLEDVDEAPATPAPEPAHL; encoded by the coding sequence ATGAGCGATCCAGTTCCTCTTCTTAACGTTCAGATTGACGGCGTCTGGCACCAATTCCCAAAAGGGACCCGCGTGATCGAGGCGTGTTCCCAGGCCGGCAAATTTATCCCGCGCTATTGTTATCACCCGAAACTCAGTTCCCCGGGCAACTGCCGGATGTGCCTGATCGAAATGGGCATGCCCAAAATGGGGCCGGATAAAAAACCTGAACTCGGCCCGGATGGCAAACCGGTGATCAACTGGATTCCACGCCCGCAGATCTCCTGTGCCCAGGATATCGCTGAAGGCATGGGCGTTCGCACCGATTCACCCCTTACGCGGGAGTGCCGGAACGGCGTGATGGAGTTCCTGCTCATCAATCACCCGCTGGATTGCCCGATCTGCGATCAGGCCGGTGAATGCCAGCTCCAGGAATTCAGCGTCGAATACGGCAAGGCAGGTTCGCGGTTCCTGGAAAACAAGGTCAAAAAGCCGAAGCGGATCGCCCTTGGTCCCCGGGTGACCCTGGATGACGAACGTTGCATCCTCTGCTCCCGCTGTATCCGGTTCATGAAAGAAGTGGCCAAGGACGACGTCCTCGGCTTCGTGAGCCGCGGCGGCCACACCTACCTGACCGCCCACCCGGGGCGGCCGCTCGACAGCAATTACTCGCTCAATACGGTTGACATCTGCCCCGTCGGTGCGCTGACCTCTACCGATTTCCGGTTCAAAATGCGCGTCTGGTTCCTGAAGGAGACCAAGAGCGTCTGCACCAGTTGCGCCACCGGCTGCAACACCGTGATCGGCGCGCGCGAAGGCATCATTTACCGCCAGACCCCGCGCGAAAACGACGACGTCAACTCGTCCTGGATGTGTGACTACGGCCGGCTTAATTTCCATCACGTCAATTCCGAACACCGCCGCGCCGCGCCGCAGATCCGGCTCAACGGCGCATTGGAAACCGCGGATTGGGGTCCGGCCATCGTCCGGGCCGTGGAGGAACTCCGCCGTTTCCGGCCCGACGAGATCGCGGTGATCGCCTCGGCCCGGATGACGAACGAAGAACTTTGGCTGGCTCGCCGCCTGATCGAGGCGCTCGGTAGGCCGCGCCACGACGTCGTGCCGCACTGGGGTGAAGGCGATGACCTGCTGTTGAATGCCGATCGCAACCCCAACACGATCGGCGCCCAACTGCTCGGCGTAACCGGTGAACGCCCGGGCGACAAGCTGGCCCCGATCGTCGCGAAGGTGCGCTCCGGTGAGATCAAGGCCGTGCTTGCCCTGCAGGAAGATCTGCTGGAAGCGGGCTTTACCGCCGCCGACCTCACCCGGCTCACGTTCCTGCTCGCCCTCAACACCCTGCCGAACCCTACGGTAGAGGCCGCTACGGTCGTTCTCCCCGGGGCGGCTTTCGCCGAAAAGCGCGGCTCGATGATCAACGTCAAGGGGCGGCTGCAGCGGTTGAATCGGGCCATCCCGGCCCCGGGCGACGCGCACGACGATTGGGAAATCCTGCGTGACCTGCTCAATCAACTGTCCGGAGCCGACGGTCTCTACGTCATTGAGGACGTCTTCAAACAGATCGCGGGTGCGGTGCCGGAAATGCGCGGCTTGAGCCTGAGCAGGATCGGCGACCGGGGTTACCAACTCGAGGACGTCGACGAAGCGCCTGCCACGCCCGCGCCGGAGCCTGCGCACCTATGA
- the nuoD gene encoding NADH dehydrogenase (quinone) subunit D: protein MPTTRDIETPDTLARTTRSLDAINDAELLGEKLTINMGPSHPATHGVLRVILELDGEIITKAVPDLGYLHRGDEKIAENMQYNQFVPYTDRLDYLAPLANNVAYALAVEKLMDWELPPRGKAIRVICCEMARISAHLLGLGAFAMDIGATTVFLYTFTEREKLYNLTELLTGARFTTSYTRIGGQTRDLPDGFIPALRRFLDEFVLQLDELDRLLTRNRIFVDRTKDIGVIRPDDAIDYALSGPNLRGSGIDHDVRKAHPYLDYQNYDFDVPIGTVGDAYDRYLVRMEEMRQSVRILRQALDKLPSGPITVQDPKNLPPRKPDVLMKMEELIHHFIIHTEGVHAPPGEVYFGAENPKGELGFYIYSKGGGVPYRLKIRAPSFVNLGILPKLLPGHMMSDVVSILGSLDFVMGECDR from the coding sequence ATGCCAACTACGCGCGACATCGAAACGCCGGACACGCTGGCACGAACAACCCGATCCCTTGACGCCATCAATGACGCTGAGTTGCTTGGTGAAAAGCTTACCATCAACATGGGGCCGTCGCATCCGGCGACCCATGGCGTCTTGCGAGTGATTCTGGAGTTGGACGGTGAGATCATCACCAAGGCCGTGCCGGACCTGGGGTACCTGCATCGAGGCGACGAAAAAATTGCAGAGAACATGCAGTACAACCAGTTCGTTCCCTACACGGACCGGCTCGACTACCTGGCGCCGCTCGCCAACAATGTCGCGTATGCGCTTGCTGTGGAGAAACTCATGGACTGGGAATTGCCCCCGCGCGGCAAAGCCATCCGCGTGATCTGCTGCGAGATGGCTCGCATTTCCGCCCACCTGCTCGGGCTCGGAGCATTCGCCATGGACATCGGCGCGACCACCGTATTTCTGTACACCTTTACCGAACGCGAAAAGCTCTACAACCTGACCGAACTGCTCACCGGCGCCCGCTTCACCACTTCTTACACGCGCATCGGCGGCCAGACGCGGGACCTGCCCGACGGCTTCATCCCGGCTTTGCGTCGTTTTCTGGACGAGTTTGTACTGCAACTGGATGAGCTCGACCGGCTGCTTACCCGTAACCGCATCTTTGTTGACCGGACAAAAGACATCGGCGTGATCCGTCCGGACGACGCCATCGACTACGCCCTGAGCGGCCCGAATCTCCGGGGAAGCGGCATTGATCACGACGTCCGTAAGGCCCACCCTTATCTCGATTATCAAAATTACGACTTCGACGTGCCGATCGGGACCGTCGGCGATGCCTACGACCGTTACCTGGTGCGCATGGAAGAAATGCGCCAGAGCGTCAGGATTCTGCGCCAGGCGCTCGATAAACTTCCCTCCGGCCCCATCACCGTTCAGGACCCGAAGAACCTGCCCCCGCGCAAACCCGACGTGCTGATGAAAATGGAAGAACTGATCCATCATTTCATCATCCATACCGAAGGCGTGCACGCGCCCCCCGGGGAAGTGTACTTCGGGGCGGAAAACCCAAAGGGCGAACTTGGTTTTTACATTTACAGCAAAGGCGGCGGGGTACCTTACCGCCTGAAAATTCGTGCTCCCTCGTTCGTGAACCTGGGAATTCTGCCAAAGCTTTTACCTGGACACATGATGAGCGACGTGGTTTCCATCCTGGGCAGCCTGGATTTTGTAATGGGTGAATGCGATCGGTAG
- a CDS encoding NAD(P)H-dependent oxidoreductase subunit E, whose translation MDIPAELESVVDEVITHYPVSKRSASLPLLHLFQERFGYISDDAIVWIAQKLGLEPINILELVTFYPMIRREPAGKHHIRVCRTLSCAMAGSYRLLDTFCKHANIDPDPHNHEGHLLKSPDGRYSIEFVECLASCGTGPVCMINDDFYEAVSDEEVPQLLQNYP comes from the coding sequence GTGGACATACCCGCGGAGCTTGAATCTGTGGTTGACGAGGTGATTACGCATTACCCCGTCTCCAAGCGGAGCGCCTCGTTGCCGTTGCTGCACCTGTTCCAGGAGCGCTTCGGCTACATCAGCGATGATGCCATCGTGTGGATCGCTCAAAAACTGGGGCTCGAACCGATCAACATCCTCGAACTCGTGACGTTTTACCCGATGATACGTCGCGAACCGGCCGGCAAACATCACATCCGGGTGTGCCGCACCCTCTCCTGCGCCATGGCCGGCAGCTACCGGTTGCTTGACACGTTTTGTAAACACGCCAACATCGACCCGGACCCCCATAACCATGAGGGCCACCTCCTGAAAAGTCCGGACGGCCGCTACAGTATCGAATTCGTGGAATGCCTGGCCAGCTGCGGCACCGGCCCGGTTTGCATGATCAACGACGATTTCTATGAAGCGGTGTCCGACGAGGAGGTTCCGCAACTGCTGCAGAACTACCCGTAG